One Amaranthus tricolor cultivar Red isolate AtriRed21 chromosome 10, ASM2621246v1, whole genome shotgun sequence genomic window carries:
- the LOC130825192 gene encoding histone H3.2 — protein MARTKQTARKSTGGKAPRKQLATKAARKSAPATGGVKKPHRFRPGTVALREIRKYQKSTELLIRKLPFQRLVREIAQDFKTDLRFQSSAVAALQEAAEAYLVGLFEDTNLCAIHAKRVTIMPKDIQLARRIRGERA, from the coding sequence ATGGCTCGTACAAAGCAAACCGCACGTAAATCAACCGGAGGAAAGGCTCCAAGGAAACAGCTAGCGACAAAAGCTGCTCGGAAATCGGCACCGGCAACCGGAGGAGTGAAGAAACCTCACAGATTCAGGCCTGGAACAGTTGCATTGAGGGAAATCAGGAAGTATCAAAAAAGTACTGAACTTCTGATTCGTAAGCTTCCATTTCAGAGATTAGTTAGAGAAATTGCTCAAGATTTCAAAACAGATCTTCGATTCCAAAGCTCTGCAGTTGCTGCGCTCCAAGAAGCGGCTGAAGCTTATTTGGTTGGATTGTTTGAGGATACTAATTTGTGTGCTATTCATGCTAAGAGAGTTACTATTATGCCTAAGGATATTCAACTTGCTCGTAGGATTCGAGGTGAGAGAGCTTAG
- the LOC130825194 gene encoding LOW QUALITY PROTEIN: probable isoaspartyl peptidase/L-asparaginase 2 (The sequence of the model RefSeq protein was modified relative to this genomic sequence to represent the inferred CDS: inserted 1 base in 1 codon) has product MGKWAICVHGGAGLDPNLPLHRQENLKSFKTKRLHAHCLNLGISSLRSGLPAIDVVELVVRELEADSLFNSGRGSALSEKGTVEMEASIMDGTNRRHGAVSGXSTVKYPVSLARLVVDKPPHSYLAFSGAEEFAHQRGVEIMETENFITEENIGIFKQAKEANAIMFDYRIPTTSKETVAAEVDNAMLMNGVPINLYAPETVGCVVVDTEGRCTAATSTGGLINKNSGRIGDSPIIGSGTYACKVCAVSCTGEGEAIFRSTLARDVAAVMEYKGLNLQEDVDFVIKERLDDEGQAGVIDVGSNGDVAYGFNANGMFRGCATQDGFMEVGI; this is encoded by the exons AAACCAAACGTCTTCATGCACATTGTCTAAATCTTGGCATTTCTTCTCTTCGTTCTGGTCTACCCGCCATTGATGTCGTTGAACTCGTT GTTAGAGAATTGGAAGCGGATTCATTGTTTAATTCGGGTCGTGGATCCGCATTATCCGAGAAAGGGACGGTAGAAATGGAAGCAAGTATAATGGATGGGACAAATAGAAGACATGGAGCAGTATCCG TATCCACAGTGAAGTATCCAGTTTCACTTGCCCGTCTTGTTGTGGACAAACCTCCGCATTCCTATCTAGCCTTCTCTGGTGCTGAGGAATTCGCCCATCAACGG GGTGTAGAGATAATGGAGACCGAAAATTTCATCACTGAGGAAAACATAGGAATATTTAAGCAAGCTAAAGAAGCAAATGCTATCATG TTTGACTATAGAATACCAACTACAAGTAAAGAAACCGTTGCAGCAGAGGTAGACAATGCAATGCTCATGAATGGTGTACCAATAAACCTATATGCACCCGAAACAGTCGGGTGCGTAGTAGTCGACACTGAGGGGCGATGCACAGCCGCAACATCGACCGGTGgtttaataaacaaaaatagtgGCAGAATAGGAGACTCACCCATCATTGGATCAGGAACATATGCCTGTAAAGTGTGTGCAGTTTCATGTACCGGTGAAGGAGAGGCGATCTTCCGATCGACATTAGCTCGAGATGTGGCTGCAGTGATGGAGTATAAAGGGTTGAATCTGCAAGAAGATGTAGATTTTGTGATTAAGGAAAGGCTTGATGATGAGGGTCAAGCAGGAGTTATTGATGTTGGTTCTAATGGGGATGTGGCTTATGGGTTTAATGCTAATGGTATGTTTAGAGGTTGTGCAACTCAAGATGGATTTATGGAAGTTGGTATTTGA
- the LOC130825193 gene encoding protein BLISTER-like, protein MASAQVMSNPAVSSRKKKDLEAGRKRLEEFRKKKAATKKAVSISQSCIDDATSCDKQLSEDGHAPTLNSTNALTDNSFSAVTGAPGVSDHNDKFHVFSHSNGSDTIPRVRFDTKNDDLSSSDLFKLPQGERSHEIPGLKYQTDSNFSEQTDDSFGNFGNDTGEGRYANILSSSRPSASQDYSKGDSNSSLYGFGKDFLNTSVSINDVAAKEYTEGLVTTVSDPVQLSNFPASASKLHHSHLNLKNYSMFGSEEKKQHVLGDFGSQQTSERHSTGFNSDAAGLFDIQSHSAVAESNPRRSRPSFLDSLNIKDSSLPGRSFVDKDKFRDSEFSIGSSAASSAIHIPSIDPLPTPASYKSNDVIFGNESKQQNSFGRDLENKLDFTSKKQNEDFAALEQHIEDLTQEKFSLQRTLEASKVLAESLASENSSLTESYNQQASIVNQLKDEMKRLQAEIKDRLVELEAIKAEYMNAQLECNAADERAKLLASEVISLEEKALRLRSNELKLERELENSSAEIASYKKKMSSLDKERKDLLQTIDALQEEKKLFQSKLQRASASGISVDVNNRHTKKDVSTSTNDLGLDSTGDSSEQTSTNLQMLDDASDLVLLQNSFSGHEDFSMSIPPDQVQMIQNINSLVTEIQLEKEELMQALITEVSTSTKLKELNKDLSQKLEIQTQRLELLTAQSMAIENIAIKQSTVSHIVEESASYADEGDEVVERVLGWIMKLFPGGPSKRRTSRL, encoded by the exons ATGGCATCTGCTCAAGTTATGTCTAATCCAGCAGTTTCGTCTCGAAAAAAGAAGGATTTGGAAGCTGGTAGAAAAAGG CTGGAAGAATTTAGAAAGAAGAAGGCAGCGACTAAAAAGGCAGTGTCAATTAGCCAATCTTGTATTGATGATGCTACATCATGTGACAAACAATTATCAGAGGATGGACATGCACCGACTCTCAATTCTACCAATGCTCTTACTGATAATAGCTTTAGTGCAGTCACCGGAGCTCCGGGTGTTTCTGATCATAATGACAAATTTCATGTTTTCTCTCATTCTAATGGGTCTGATACAATTCCTCGTGTGCGTTTTGATACAAAAAATGATGATTTGAGTTCTTCTGATTTGTTCAAGCTGCCACAAGGGGAGCGCAGCCATGAAATTCCAGGCTTGAAGTACCAAACAGATTCCAACTTTTCTGAACAAACAGATGACAGTTTTGGTAACTTTGGTAATGACACTGGTGAAGGGCGATATGCAAATATACTATCATCAAGTAGACCTAGTGCTTCTCAAGATTATAGTAAAGGTGATTCTAACTCAAGTTTGTATGGATTTGGAAAAGACTTTCTGAATACAAGTGTGAGCATTAATGATGTTGCTGCGAAAGAATATACTGAGGGACTTGTTACCACTGTATCAG ATCCAGTGCAATTGAGTAATTTTCCGGCATCTGCTTCAAAGCTCCATCATAGCCATCTGAACTTAAAGAATTATTCAATGTTTGGATCGGAGGAGAAGAAGCAACATGTATTAGGAGATTTTGGAAGTCAACAAACTTCTGAAAGGCATTCGACAGGTTTTAATTCTGATGCTGCTGGTTTGTTTGATATTCAATCGCATTCAGCTGTGGCTGAATCAAATCCCCGAAGATCTCGTCCATCTTTCCTTGATTCTCTAAACATTAAAGATTCATCTTTACCTGGTCGATCTTTTGTTGATAAAGACAAGTTTAGAGACTCAGAGTTTTCCATTGGCAGTTCTGCTGCATCATCCGCAATTCACATTCCATCTATTGATCCCCTTCCAACACCAGCATCTTATAAATCAAATGATGTTATCTTCGGCAATGAGTCCAAGCAACAGAATTCATTTGGGCGAGACTTGGAAAATAAGCTGGACTTCacttcaaagaaacaaaatgaAGATTTTGCTGCTCTGGAACAG CACATTGAAGATTTGACTCAAGAGAAGTTCTCTTTGCAACGCACATTGGAGGCTTCTAAGGTTTTAGCAGAGTCATTGGCTTCTGAAAATTCCTCGTTGACGGAGAGCTACAATCAGCAG GCAAGCATTGTGAACCAGTTAAAGGATGAGATGAAAAGATTGCAGGCTGAAATCAAGGACCGGTTG GTTGAGCTTGAGGCTATCAAGGCTGAATATATGAATGCACAACTTGAGTGTAATGCAGCTGATGAGCGGGCAAAGCTATTGGCTTCTGAAGTCATTAGCTTGGAGGAGAAG GCCCTTAGGCTGAGATCTAATGAGCTGAAGTTGGAGAGAGAATTGGAAAACTCGAGTGCTGAAATTGCTTCCTACAA GAAGAAAATGTCTAGCCTTGACAAAGAGCGTAAGGATTTGCTTCAAACCATTGATGCGCTACAAGAAG AGAAGAAGTTGTTCCAGTCTAAATTACAGAGAGCTTCTGCTAGTGGAATTTCAGTTGATGTTAATAACAGACATACAAAGAAAGATGTTTCAACTTCGACTAATGATTTAG GTCTTGATTCTACTGGAGATAGCTCTGAACAAACTTCTACAAACTTACAAATGCTTGACGATGCAAGCGACCTGGTGCTTCTACAGAATAGTTTTTCTGGTCATGAAGATTTTTCTATGAGTATCCCTCCGGATCAAGTGCAAATGATTCAAAATATCAATTCCCTTGTTACTGAG ATACAATTGGAAAAAGAAGAGTTGATGCAAGCTTTGATCACTGAAGTCTCGACAAGTACTAAGTTGAAG GAATTGAATAAGGACCTATCTCAGAAACTAGAAATCCAGACTCAAAGACTAGAGTTGTTGACTGCCCAAAGCATGGCAATCGAGAATATTGCTATCAAGCAGTCAACTGTTTCTCACATTGTTGAGGAAAGTGCTTCATATGCTGATGAAGGCGACGAG GTGGTGGAACGGGTGCTTGGATGGATTATGAAACTTTTTCCGGGAGGACCGTCAAAACGAAGAACCAGCCGACTTTAA